One Mesotoga sp. UBA6090 genomic window carries:
- the fabG gene encoding 3-oxoacyl-[acyl-carrier-protein] reductase codes for MRMEGKVVIITGGASGLGKAAVEKFAREGAIVYACDMDVEGLDNLKKEFSELPGKVIPKKLNVTDRPAIAELIGEIKSEFGRIDGLINNAGVTRDALIQRMSEEDWDMVINVNLKGVFNMTQAVAPVMIDQGYGSIVNTSSIVGVYGNIGQSNYSASKGGVIAMTKTWAKELTRKGAKIRVNAVAPGFIKTPMTEKIPEKILTALEEKIPLKRMGLPEEIANVYFFLISDESSYLTGQVIGVDGGLVI; via the coding sequence GTTTGCCCGTGAAGGCGCGATTGTCTACGCCTGCGATATGGACGTCGAAGGATTGGATAATCTGAAGAAGGAATTTTCCGAGCTTCCGGGCAAGGTAATTCCAAAAAAACTAAACGTGACAGATAGGCCTGCTATAGCTGAACTTATAGGTGAAATCAAAAGCGAATTTGGCCGCATCGATGGGCTTATTAATAATGCTGGAGTGACTAGAGACGCCCTGATCCAGAGAATGTCCGAAGAAGATTGGGACATGGTTATCAACGTCAATTTGAAAGGTGTTTTCAACATGACGCAGGCGGTTGCTCCGGTCATGATAGATCAGGGTTATGGTTCGATTGTCAACACTTCATCGATTGTCGGCGTGTACGGAAATATTGGTCAGTCTAACTACTCCGCTTCAAAGGGAGGAGTTATTGCAATGACTAAGACGTGGGCTAAAGAGTTGACAAGAAAGGGTGCGAAGATCAGGGTAAACGCCGTGGCACCGGGTTTCATAAAGACGCCTATGACTGAGAAAATACCGGAGAAGATACTGACGGCGCTCGAAGAGAAGATTCCTCTTAAGAGAATGGGACTCCCTGAAGAGATTGCGAATGTCTACTTCTTCTTGATTTCCGATGAGTCGAGTTATTTGACCGGTCAGGTAATTGGCGTCGACGGGGGCCTCGTAATTTGA
- a CDS encoding ABC transporter ATP-binding protein, translating to MSILKVEGVTKRFGGLVAVNNVTMEIQKGEILGLIGPNGAGKTTLTNLISGVHTVSEGRIVFDGTDITLLPAHKRCNLGIARTFQIARPLKNLSVVENVMIGGLFGKGEKLRESRKSALKLCETIGLSKPDETLDKVTVLEIKKIEFARAMATNPKILFLDEVMSGLNMDETREMIETVRKIRNTGVTICIIEHVMSVIREITERVVVLDRGEILAEGPYSEVSQQHNVITAYLGEDA from the coding sequence ATGAGTATACTCAAAGTTGAAGGAGTAACAAAACGCTTCGGCGGACTTGTCGCAGTTAACAACGTCACGATGGAGATCCAGAAAGGCGAAATACTTGGTCTGATAGGACCCAACGGTGCAGGAAAGACAACTCTAACAAACCTGATATCTGGTGTTCACACCGTGAGCGAGGGTAGAATTGTGTTTGATGGAACTGATATTACACTTCTTCCAGCACACAAAAGATGCAATCTTGGCATTGCAAGAACCTTTCAGATCGCAAGACCACTGAAGAACCTCAGCGTAGTTGAAAATGTCATGATAGGTGGTCTCTTTGGAAAGGGAGAAAAGCTAAGAGAGAGTCGAAAGAGCGCGTTGAAACTTTGCGAAACAATCGGGTTGTCTAAGCCTGATGAAACCCTTGACAAAGTAACTGTGCTTGAAATAAAGAAAATTGAATTTGCAAGGGCCATGGCCACGAACCCGAAGATTCTGTTCCTTGATGAAGTGATGTCTGGATTGAACATGGATGAGACTAGAGAGATGATAGAGACAGTTAGGAAGATTAGGAATACTGGTGTGACAATCTGCATTATTGAGCACGTGATGAGCGTAATAAGGGAGATCACAGAGCGAGTTGTTGTCCTGGATAGAGGAGAAATCCTTGCAGAAGGTCCATACAGTGAAGTTTCGCAGCAACACAATGTTATCACAGCTTATCTGGGGGAGGATGCCTGA
- a CDS encoding acetyl-CoA hydrolase/transferase family protein yields the protein MNWNDEYRKKKISIEEGLRNIKSGTKIVTSMAAMEAQGLLKNLHRVENVENVAVATCLNIGEYPFFVNKEYEGRFLNESWFHSVGARKAVSSDLRTVTYIPNNLHTAGVERIMANKPDIFWGVASPMDRNGYMTVSLSTVYERDMVENAKMVILEVNEKAPKTHGDTHVHISEVDYVIENTFDIPELPDTEPSEIEMNIAGHISSLVVDGATLQIGIGGIPNAVARLMEDKHDLGIHTEMFTESMIHLFERGAITNKKKSLWPGKFIATFALGTKEMYSFIEDNPGVLLLRGNYVNDPYVVAQNDNMVSINTAISVDLTGQVCSEAIGARHYSGTGGQLDTHRGASMAKNGKGIIALRSTAKKGTVSTIVPLLPLGSPVTVPRQDTDYVVTEFGIARLKGLNVFQRVEALLNVSHPDFRSELRKQACDIGLI from the coding sequence TTGAACTGGAATGATGAATACAGAAAGAAGAAGATATCGATTGAGGAAGGTTTGAGGAACATTAAGTCTGGAACAAAGATTGTGACAAGCATGGCAGCAATGGAAGCTCAGGGTCTTCTGAAGAACCTCCACAGGGTTGAGAACGTAGAGAATGTAGCCGTTGCGACTTGTTTGAATATTGGAGAGTATCCGTTCTTCGTCAATAAAGAATATGAAGGCAGATTTCTGAACGAGTCCTGGTTCCATTCGGTGGGCGCTAGGAAGGCAGTCAGCAGCGATCTTAGGACAGTGACATACATCCCGAACAATCTTCATACTGCTGGCGTTGAGCGAATTATGGCAAACAAACCCGATATATTCTGGGGTGTTGCCTCACCAATGGACAGAAATGGATACATGACCGTTTCATTGTCGACAGTTTATGAAAGAGATATGGTAGAGAACGCGAAGATGGTAATTCTGGAAGTAAATGAGAAAGCGCCGAAGACTCATGGAGACACTCACGTTCACATAAGTGAGGTCGATTATGTGATAGAAAACACTTTTGACATTCCTGAACTGCCGGACACTGAACCATCGGAGATTGAAATGAACATCGCGGGACATATTTCTTCGCTTGTTGTAGATGGAGCAACTTTGCAGATTGGAATCGGAGGGATTCCGAACGCCGTTGCAAGACTTATGGAAGATAAGCACGATCTCGGAATTCACACCGAAATGTTTACTGAGTCGATGATTCACCTGTTCGAAAGGGGAGCAATAACAAATAAGAAGAAGAGTCTCTGGCCGGGAAAGTTCATAGCGACTTTTGCACTCGGGACAAAGGAAATGTATTCTTTCATTGAAGACAACCCTGGTGTGCTTCTGCTTAGAGGCAACTATGTCAACGATCCGTACGTTGTCGCGCAGAATGACAACATGGTCTCTATAAATACGGCCATCTCTGTCGATCTCACAGGGCAGGTATGTTCCGAAGCAATTGGAGCTCGGCACTATAGCGGTACCGGAGGACAACTAGACACTCATAGAGGTGCCTCCATGGCTAAGAATGGAAAGGGAATCATCGCACTTAGATCGACTGCAAAGAAAGGAACCGTCTCAACAATCGTTCCGCTTCTTCCGCTTGGCTCGCCGGTTACCGTTCCAAGACAGGATACTGATTATGTTGTAACCGAGTTTGGGATTGCCAGGCTTAAAGGTCTCAACGTATTCCAGAGAGTAGAAGCCTTGCTGAATGTTTCTCATCCGGACTTCAGATCAGAGCTAAGAAAACAAGCTTGCGACATTGGATTAATATAG
- a CDS encoding branched-chain amino acid ABC transporter permease: protein MKKHRNVFLLIAVIVVVAIWNPHAAIYGLQRGSLYSLVGLPLSLTLGVVGIMNLAHGDFLSLGIYFVYLFSTNLGMDPLLSIIPVFVLLFLLGVVIYKLTVKRVLKAGHLNQLLLTFGISMILLEAMNLIWTSRPRSVYVEYSSSSTTIAGVRFGTYELLYVLFAVAVLIALQLFLKKTRLGQATFAVGQNPRGAKIVGINTGFVYLFVFGISVAILGIAAGVMVPRFAIFPSVGAAFTMKSFCLVAMAGLGNLTGILVSGIMLGVGEAIVQSIPGYAGWSDIVFFGVLITVIMIRSLRRQSL from the coding sequence TTGAAGAAGCACAGGAATGTCTTTCTCCTGATTGCAGTAATTGTCGTGGTGGCTATCTGGAATCCTCACGCTGCTATTTATGGACTCCAGAGGGGAAGCCTATATTCATTGGTTGGATTGCCGCTTTCACTAACCCTCGGAGTGGTAGGTATTATGAATCTTGCACATGGAGATTTTCTTTCATTAGGTATTTATTTTGTCTATCTCTTTTCGACAAACCTAGGAATGGATCCTTTACTGTCCATAATTCCTGTTTTCGTTCTGCTGTTTTTGCTTGGAGTAGTGATCTACAAACTGACTGTTAAGAGAGTTCTAAAGGCGGGTCATTTAAACCAGCTGCTACTCACTTTCGGAATATCTATGATATTACTGGAAGCAATGAATCTCATATGGACATCAAGACCAAGAAGCGTGTATGTTGAGTACTCTTCTTCGTCAACAACTATAGCGGGCGTTCGATTTGGCACATATGAGCTTTTGTACGTTCTGTTCGCTGTTGCAGTACTGATCGCTCTTCAGCTTTTCTTGAAGAAAACCAGGTTAGGGCAGGCTACCTTTGCGGTTGGTCAAAACCCGCGTGGCGCGAAAATTGTCGGAATTAATACGGGTTTCGTCTATCTCTTTGTATTCGGAATCTCCGTTGCAATCCTCGGAATTGCAGCCGGTGTCATGGTCCCAAGATTCGCGATTTTCCCGTCAGTTGGAGCGGCATTCACTATGAAGTCTTTTTGTCTTGTGGCAATGGCGGGACTTGGAAATCTTACCGGTATTCTTGTCAGTGGAATTATGCTCGGAGTTGGAGAAGCCATTGTGCAGTCAATTCCTGGTTACGCCGGTTGGTCAGATATTGTTTTCTTTGGGGTGTTAATAACTGTCATAATGATCAGATCACTAAGGAGGCAATCACTATGA
- a CDS encoding ABC transporter substrate-binding protein, which yields MKRALLVLLVVAVTTFVAFAATPIKIGAVVPLGDITGDQSAKAMRLAVEEINAAGGLLGRPLELIVVDSELKPEKGAAAIEKLATVDKVDFFVGGMASSVHLAQIPVMKRYQKITIWSGAASYLCENAVGPDADWYFHLHPWDYQQGASYGLGWTELAEAYPDIVIEKVFLAYEEGGFGSASHESYLVLQSQADQGEGTWAAVMSDYMGVSFKSAALGGGDYRAMLQQAKAFDPDLFVWAGYDADALPMLQQAKEVGFAPKFFVGAPPGWPAHFGDSPLAEGVTLYGMWAPTINKVSPTAEHFWNAYIEKYNEEPATYFAPLGYTNIYFLAEGIKAAGTLEKAALIKALEEVEYASPIGEVLKMAPSNVIKHQGFTAQKILQWQGGEQQVIWPLDLKTAEPLYPFPSWEGR from the coding sequence GTGAAAAGAGCATTGTTAGTATTATTGGTGGTAGCTGTAACTACCTTTGTTGCATTTGCCGCCACTCCAATCAAGATTGGTGCCGTCGTCCCCTTAGGAGACATCACGGGTGATCAATCTGCAAAAGCAATGAGACTTGCTGTTGAAGAGATCAACGCTGCAGGGGGATTACTTGGTAGACCTCTGGAGCTAATTGTAGTGGATAGCGAGCTGAAGCCCGAAAAGGGAGCCGCAGCAATTGAGAAACTTGCTACAGTAGATAAGGTTGATTTCTTCGTTGGAGGCATGGCATCTTCAGTCCATCTTGCGCAGATCCCAGTAATGAAAAGATATCAGAAAATCACTATCTGGAGCGGCGCGGCTTCATACCTCTGCGAGAATGCAGTTGGACCGGATGCCGACTGGTATTTCCATCTTCATCCATGGGACTACCAGCAGGGTGCAAGCTACGGCCTGGGTTGGACAGAATTAGCTGAGGCTTATCCCGACATCGTAATTGAAAAGGTCTTCCTTGCCTATGAAGAAGGCGGTTTTGGTTCTGCCTCCCATGAATCCTATCTTGTGCTTCAATCTCAGGCCGATCAGGGAGAAGGAACGTGGGCAGCCGTCATGAGTGACTATATGGGAGTCTCCTTCAAGAGTGCGGCGCTTGGTGGAGGAGACTACAGAGCAATGCTTCAGCAGGCTAAGGCCTTTGACCCGGACCTCTTTGTCTGGGCAGGTTACGATGCCGATGCTCTTCCGATGCTTCAGCAGGCAAAAGAAGTTGGATTTGCACCGAAGTTCTTCGTCGGAGCACCTCCAGGCTGGCCGGCACACTTCGGAGATTCTCCTCTAGCAGAAGGTGTAACACTTTACGGAATGTGGGCACCAACAATCAACAAGGTAAGCCCGACTGCAGAGCATTTCTGGAATGCTTACATCGAGAAGTACAACGAGGAACCGGCAACTTACTTTGCACCGCTTGGCTACACGAATATCTACTTCCTTGCTGAAGGAATCAAAGCAGCTGGTACGCTTGAGAAAGCTGCGCTCATAAAGGCTCTAGAGGAAGTGGAATATGCTTCCCCGATAGGTGAAGTCTTGAAGATGGCTCCCAGCAATGTAATAAAGCATCAGGGATTCACTGCCCAGAAAATCCTTCAGTGGCAGGGTGGAGAGCAGCAGGTAATTTGGCCGCTAGATCTTAAGACGGCCGAACCATTGTACCCATTTCCTTCCTGGGAAGGAAGATAA
- a CDS encoding helix-turn-helix domain-containing protein, producing the protein MLKELSREPNSPVSLAEKLKISAGDLSNHLEKLKKGRLLESVYDG; encoded by the coding sequence ATCCTTAAAGAACTTAGCAGGGAACCCAACAGCCCGGTTTCTCTTGCTGAGAAGCTGAAAATTTCTGCAGGGGACCTTAGCAATCATTTGGAAAAGCTGAAGAAGGGAAGATTGCTGGAGAGTGTTTACGATGGTTAA
- a CDS encoding ABC transporter ATP-binding protein — translation MLEVKNLYVSYGRIQVISDFSFSVGKEAVGLFGPNGAGKTTLINSIIGLVKPKEGEILFEGESLLPYETHTIVRKGISVVPQDGELFPIMTVLENLKIGAAYIKEARDRVDERLEFVFKIFPMLKEHAYQLAGTMSGGQQRMLAVGRSLMALPRLLILDEPSVGLQPSLVSELFEKLSVIKSEGVSMILSEQNVRQGLKVIDRGYVIENGTLAIESNAEDLMHNEHVKRSYLGL, via the coding sequence ATGCTTGAAGTCAAAAACCTATACGTTTCATACGGAAGAATTCAAGTTATTTCGGACTTTTCCTTCTCAGTCGGAAAGGAGGCAGTTGGCCTTTTTGGTCCCAACGGAGCGGGAAAGACAACTTTGATAAACTCCATAATCGGTCTTGTGAAACCGAAAGAAGGAGAAATCCTCTTTGAAGGCGAATCCCTTCTTCCCTATGAGACTCACACGATTGTGAGGAAGGGGATCTCGGTCGTTCCGCAAGACGGTGAGTTATTCCCAATCATGACGGTTCTTGAAAACCTGAAAATTGGAGCTGCCTATATCAAGGAGGCAAGAGACAGAGTCGACGAGAGGTTGGAGTTTGTCTTCAAAATATTCCCGATGCTCAAAGAACATGCTTATCAGTTGGCTGGAACGATGAGCGGAGGACAACAAAGAATGCTGGCTGTCGGCCGATCGCTAATGGCACTTCCAAGGCTGCTGATTCTTGACGAACCATCAGTGGGACTTCAGCCTTCTTTAGTTTCCGAGCTCTTCGAGAAGCTGTCCGTAATAAAGTCTGAAGGAGTATCTATGATCCTTTCGGAACAGAATGTTCGACAGGGTTTAAAGGTTATAGATAGGGGTTACGTTATTGAGAACGGCACCCTTGCAATTGAAAGCAACGCCGAAGACCTGATGCACAACGAACATGTCAAGCGCTCTTATCTCGGCTTGTGA
- a CDS encoding alpha/beta fold hydrolase has translation MQEKRFVVIIIVLSFSIGVFLAEHVFADGVEDNASFVIIDVNIKDDEREISMLDRRELEMKRTVSENYARILDKKIFYLKTVGSEGIPVVFVHGNFASSTWFEPSLEILPQRFKGYAIDLPSFGRSDRLEEISIDNYANYVIDFILEMEADGVVLVGHSLGGAVAQSVVTKRPDLIDRVVLVDPAPPDGLITPKEVYPYLEMYKGNRELLKKALMGVMPTRKEDDFLERLVDDALLMDEKCFVENARALEEYDFSDELKKTEVPHLVIVGKLDQLISEEMARRFEKLIKNIEVKVLQEYGHSVIVENTELFMEIFSDFID, from the coding sequence ATGCAAGAAAAGCGGTTTGTGGTAATCATTATAGTTCTCTCGTTTTCGATTGGTGTTTTTCTGGCAGAACATGTTTTTGCAGACGGCGTTGAAGATAATGCTTCTTTCGTCATCATCGATGTTAATATCAAGGATGACGAAAGAGAAATTTCAATGCTAGATAGGAGGGAGTTAGAAATGAAGAGGACGGTTTCCGAGAATTATGCGAGGATATTGGACAAGAAGATCTTCTATCTAAAGACTGTAGGTTCTGAAGGAATTCCTGTTGTCTTTGTTCACGGGAATTTTGCTTCAAGTACTTGGTTCGAGCCCTCTCTAGAAATTCTACCTCAGAGATTCAAGGGCTATGCAATTGATCTACCTAGTTTCGGCAGATCCGACAGACTCGAAGAGATTAGCATTGATAACTATGCGAACTATGTGATTGATTTCATACTTGAAATGGAAGCAGATGGAGTTGTTCTCGTTGGACACTCTTTGGGAGGTGCAGTTGCTCAAAGCGTTGTCACAAAGAGACCCGATCTGATTGATAGGGTAGTCTTAGTAGACCCGGCCCCGCCAGACGGATTAATCACTCCGAAAGAAGTTTATCCTTACCTGGAGATGTACAAAGGAAACAGAGAGCTTCTCAAGAAGGCGCTCATGGGTGTGATGCCTACTCGTAAGGAAGATGATTTTCTTGAACGCCTTGTTGACGACGCTCTTCTGATGGACGAAAAATGTTTTGTAGAAAATGCCAGGGCGCTAGAAGAATATGATTTCAGTGACGAGCTGAAAAAGACAGAAGTGCCTCACTTGGTGATAGTTGGAAAGCTAGACCAGCTAATTTCTGAGGAGATGGCAAGGAGATTCGAAAAGCTCATCAAGAACATCGAAGTGAAGGTACTTCAGGAATATGGTCACAGCGTAATAGTAGAGAATACAGAGCTTTTCATGGAGATATTCAGTGATTTCATCGACTGA
- a CDS encoding acetyl-CoA C-acetyltransferase, whose translation MKKVFIVGAKRTAIGTFGGTLKDVPAVDLGVTASKAAIEQSKVDPKNIEETIMGCILTANQGMGPGRQVSIGAGVPIESPAYLVNMLCGSGMKSTMIGAQDILFGEADLVLTGGMENMSISPYMLDRARFGYRMGNGTIVDHMIRDGLTDVFNDYHMGVTAENLAEKYGISRLEQDEFALESQNRAKEAIAAGRFKDEIAPVVIKGRKGDVVFDTDEHPRETSMEILEKLRPAFKKDGSVTAGNSSGINDGASATVLASEEAVEKFGLKPIAEIVAYAQAGVDPAFMGYGPVPAVEKALKKASLDIKAIDLIELNEAFASQSLSVLKGLMEIYGVSKEWLLERTNVNGGAIALGHPIGASGNRIIVTLLHLMEKRNLEFGLASLCIGGGMGTAVVVKRV comes from the coding sequence ATGAAAAAGGTCTTCATAGTTGGCGCAAAAAGGACTGCAATCGGCACTTTTGGAGGAACTCTGAAGGATGTACCGGCAGTGGATCTTGGAGTGACTGCTTCAAAAGCCGCGATAGAGCAGTCGAAGGTCGATCCCAAGAACATTGAAGAGACAATAATGGGCTGCATTCTAACTGCAAACCAGGGTATGGGACCCGGAAGGCAGGTATCTATTGGGGCAGGTGTTCCTATTGAGAGCCCGGCATACCTTGTTAACATGCTATGCGGTTCCGGGATGAAGTCAACAATGATCGGCGCTCAGGACATTCTTTTCGGTGAAGCTGATCTTGTCTTAACCGGCGGCATGGAAAACATGTCTATAAGTCCTTACATGCTTGACAGAGCCAGGTTCGGCTATAGGATGGGCAATGGTACGATTGTCGATCATATGATACGGGATGGGCTTACGGATGTCTTCAATGACTACCACATGGGAGTAACTGCCGAAAATCTAGCCGAGAAATACGGTATTAGCAGGCTTGAGCAGGACGAATTTGCACTTGAAAGCCAGAACAGAGCCAAGGAAGCGATCGCGGCAGGAAGGTTCAAAGATGAAATCGCCCCTGTTGTGATCAAGGGAAGAAAGGGAGACGTCGTTTTCGATACCGATGAGCACCCAAGAGAAACGAGCATGGAGATTCTGGAAAAGCTAAGGCCCGCTTTCAAGAAGGATGGATCCGTTACGGCCGGGAATTCTTCGGGAATAAACGATGGGGCAAGCGCGACAGTCCTGGCGAGTGAAGAGGCAGTGGAAAAATTCGGGCTGAAGCCAATAGCAGAAATAGTTGCTTACGCGCAGGCCGGAGTAGACCCCGCATTTATGGGATACGGTCCAGTGCCCGCCGTTGAGAAGGCTCTGAAAAAAGCGTCCTTGGATATCAAAGCCATCGATCTTATCGAGCTAAATGAAGCCTTTGCTTCTCAATCGCTATCAGTCTTGAAGGGCCTTATGGAGATCTACGGAGTTTCAAAAGAATGGCTTCTTGAAAGGACAAATGTCAATGGAGGAGCGATTGCGCTTGGACACCCAATTGGTGCATCAGGAAACAGAATAATCGTTACTCTTCTCCACTTAATGGAAAAGAGAAATCTAGAATTTGGTCTTGCTTCTCTGTGCATTGGCGGCGGGATGGGAACCGCAGTAGTAGTAAAGAGAGTCTAA
- a CDS encoding branched-chain amino acid ABC transporter permease, with amino-acid sequence MKITKSLIILLVLIAAALLPVLTEAYFISVAITILTFMTLAISWDMMLRTGQLSFGTAGFFGLGGYTGIIAVADFGVDPVMGIVLGGLLAGGVSLLLGMAILRLRGLYFAITTMALASVFMVIIRNLHKLTGGPGGKIVYTTLFNYDSTKVYWLMLGIAVGTIVVSELFQRSRIHFAIDAIRADETVAKSHGVNIYKYLIFVFVVTSIIQGVIGSTYALQYGFVYPESSFSAHYLLLPIAMALVGGIYTTLGPVLGAIILGLSSEYLKLIMPYGHLIIYGVIIVVVVLFMPNGVYGALKDLFGIRKRRLEER; translated from the coding sequence ATGAAGATAACCAAGTCGCTAATCATCTTGCTAGTGTTGATAGCAGCGGCGCTTCTCCCAGTTCTTACAGAGGCGTACTTCATTAGTGTTGCGATCACGATTCTGACATTCATGACGTTGGCAATCAGTTGGGATATGATGCTGAGAACTGGTCAGCTGTCTTTTGGAACAGCCGGATTCTTCGGACTTGGTGGCTACACAGGAATTATCGCTGTTGCCGATTTTGGTGTTGACCCAGTAATGGGCATTGTTCTAGGTGGTCTGCTGGCTGGTGGGGTGTCCTTGCTTCTTGGTATGGCTATTTTGCGCTTGAGAGGTCTGTACTTTGCCATTACGACAATGGCTCTTGCAAGCGTCTTCATGGTCATAATAAGAAACCTGCACAAACTTACGGGCGGTCCCGGTGGAAAGATAGTATACACAACCCTCTTCAACTACGATTCAACAAAAGTGTACTGGTTAATGCTCGGCATAGCGGTAGGTACAATTGTAGTCTCTGAACTGTTTCAGAGATCAAGAATCCATTTTGCTATCGATGCTATACGAGCCGATGAAACGGTTGCAAAATCCCATGGAGTCAATATCTACAAGTACCTGATCTTTGTGTTTGTTGTGACTTCGATTATTCAGGGTGTAATAGGATCAACATACGCACTTCAGTATGGATTTGTGTATCCAGAAAGCAGCTTTTCAGCTCACTATCTTCTTCTTCCGATAGCAATGGCACTAGTAGGAGGAATCTATACGACGCTAGGTCCAGTACTTGGCGCAATTATTCTTGGTCTTTCCTCAGAGTATCTGAAGCTAATAATGCCCTACGGTCATTTAATAATTTATGGCGTGATAATTGTTGTTGTTGTACTTTTCATGCCTAACGGTGTGTATGGTGCTTTAAAAGATCTCTTTGGAATAAGAAAACGCCGTCTGGAGGAACGATAA
- a CDS encoding TetR/AcrR family transcriptional regulator: MKVSRSERTRLQIKEAAEELFSRLGFEMTSVANICRTCGLSNGAFYRHYTGKEQVFKEIVQDIKSRFESASTSVMGHTIEEKLYNLYRTVFDILWESRRKFIAFHEAEYRFPDVESSVDKTYKEAFLSTVLDDRSPLSMPELWFLIGSSRFAAIYWIIYNDTRVPDSTVQSLVDFTLNGFVKSEELDGRSLDFTLDRVRVNGEGKAKEVILLAAEKLMGEKGYFGTSIYDITSKAGYGQGTFYLHFESKGKLLQELVYQANRSLRRTMRDAVSGVEGRLNKEIRSFKAFLLFMDVHKELYNIVRESEFVQPETGRFYYERLLTSYISALEEARLKDEIKPIDSRDLGVFLMGIGHFMGLDLLFKLKKDYEKWNEYLLELASLMVKGYGGAFS; encoded by the coding sequence TTGAAGGTCTCTCGAAGCGAGAGAACAAGACTACAGATTAAAGAGGCGGCTGAAGAGCTGTTCAGTCGCCTTGGTTTCGAAATGACCTCTGTCGCCAATATATGCAGAACCTGCGGACTGTCAAATGGAGCATTCTATAGACATTACACCGGTAAGGAACAGGTATTCAAAGAGATTGTCCAGGATATCAAGAGCAGATTCGAGTCCGCCTCTACTTCGGTCATGGGACACACTATAGAAGAGAAGCTGTATAACCTTTACAGAACGGTCTTTGATATTCTTTGGGAATCTCGAAGGAAGTTCATTGCCTTTCATGAGGCCGAGTACAGGTTTCCGGATGTGGAAAGCTCCGTTGACAAAACCTACAAAGAAGCCTTTCTCTCAACTGTCCTGGACGATAGATCTCCCCTTTCAATGCCTGAACTGTGGTTTCTTATTGGAAGCTCGCGGTTTGCCGCTATTTACTGGATCATTTATAACGATACAAGGGTGCCCGATTCGACAGTCCAATCTCTCGTCGACTTTACCCTCAATGGTTTTGTGAAGTCTGAAGAGTTGGATGGGAGGTCTCTGGATTTTACTCTAGATAGAGTTAGAGTAAACGGTGAAGGAAAGGCTAAAGAAGTTATCCTTTTGGCTGCAGAGAAACTAATGGGAGAGAAGGGATATTTCGGCACGTCAATATATGACATCACTAGCAAGGCGGGCTACGGTCAGGGAACGTTCTATCTTCATTTTGAAAGTAAGGGGAAGCTACTTCAAGAGCTTGTCTATCAGGCGAACAGGAGTCTAAGAAGAACGATGAGAGACGCGGTCTCCGGTGTTGAAGGCAGGTTAAACAAAGAGATTAGATCCTTTAAGGCGTTTTTGCTCTTCATGGATGTTCACAAGGAGCTCTATAACATAGTACGTGAATCTGAGTTTGTACAACCCGAGACTGGCCGTTTCTACTATGAAAGGCTTCTTACATCGTATATTAGCGCTCTTGAAGAAGCAAGGTTGAAGGATGAGATTAAACCGATAGACTCTCGAGATCTGGGAGTCTTCCTCATGGGAATAGGACACTTCATGGGGCTTGATCTTCTTTTCAAATTGAAGAAAGACTACGAAAAATGGAACGAGTATTTGTTAGAACTGGCTTCTCTTATGGTGAAAGGTTATGGAGGTGCTTTTAGTTGA